The following proteins are co-located in the Halarcobacter sp. genome:
- a CDS encoding PAS domain-containing sensor histidine kinase — MKDKKFAFFLSLIYFIFTFLFFIFFDATIEFLVRNKEYQDFLLKNDEWLYLILVTPLIYFFTLYILKNYRENLENLEDLLDKTPIAIIVFNEEGKVLLINKSFKKLTGFSLEDINTIEKIATKIFGENTKIVQKAIKSLYSKNKTHESGEFEINKKNGERITLNFKTSPFRNINNKKTIITTVTDVTKKEKENKLLMQELKMSAMDEILQNISHQWRQPLSSISTVSTALRLQNDLGQTSYKDIDNTMEIINNSAQYLSKTIEDFRGFFKPDQKKTHFYINDIYNKSLQVIGNSFEKDSINFITDIKEFKIYNYSNALLQVMINIFNNSKDSFNKNQTTDKIIFIETYNNEYNLIIQIKDTAGGIPTKILNKVFEPYFTTKHQSVGTGMGLYMSQEMITKHMGGKIWVDNKMFTYNNKTYTGAVFTISLPLSTI; from the coding sequence TTGAAAGACAAAAAATTTGCATTTTTTTTATCATTAATATATTTCATATTTACTTTTCTTTTTTTTATTTTTTTTGATGCTACTATAGAATTCTTAGTTAGGAATAAAGAGTATCAAGATTTCCTATTAAAAAATGATGAATGGTTATATTTAATTTTAGTTACTCCTCTTATATATTTTTTTACACTATATATTTTAAAAAACTATAGAGAAAATCTTGAAAACTTAGAAGACTTACTTGATAAAACACCAATAGCTATTATTGTATTTAATGAAGAGGGAAAAGTATTACTGATAAATAAAAGTTTTAAAAAGCTAACTGGATTTAGTTTAGAAGATATAAATACAATTGAAAAAATTGCAACAAAAATATTTGGAGAAAACACTAAAATAGTACAAAAAGCTATTAAATCACTTTATTCAAAAAATAAAACACATGAAAGTGGAGAGTTTGAAATTAATAAAAAAAATGGCGAAAGAATAACTCTAAACTTTAAAACATCTCCATTTAGAAATATTAATAATAAAAAAACAATTATAACAACAGTTACAGATGTAACAAAAAAAGAGAAAGAAAACAAACTTTTAATGCAAGAATTAAAAATGTCAGCAATGGATGAAATCTTACAAAATATTTCTCACCAATGGAGACAGCCCTTATCTTCAATATCTACTGTTTCAACTGCTTTGAGACTACAAAATGACTTAGGACAAACTTCATATAAAGATATTGATAATACGATGGAAATTATTAATAATTCGGCTCAATACTTATCTAAAACAATTGAAGATTTTAGAGGTTTTTTTAAACCTGATCAAAAAAAGACTCATTTTTATATAAATGATATCTACAACAAAAGTTTACAAGTGATAGGAAATAGTTTTGAAAAAGATTCTATTAATTTCATCACTGATATAAAAGAGTTTAAAATCTATAATTACAGCAATGCTCTTTTGCAAGTTATGATTAATATTTTCAATAATTCAAAAGATAGTTTTAATAAAAATCAAACAACTGATAAAATTATATTTATTGAAACTTACAATAATGAATATAATCTAATAATACAAATAAAAGATACAGCAGGTGGCATTCCTACAAAAATTTTAAATAAAGTATTTGAACCATATTTTACTACAAAACATCAAAGTGTAGGAACAGGTATGGGACTTTATATGTCTCAAGAGATGATTACAAAACATATGGGTGGCAAAATTTGGGTAGATAATAAAATGTTTACTTATAATAATAAAACCTATACAGGAGCTGTTTTTACTATAAGCTTACCTCTTTCTACTATTTAG
- the folE gene encoding GTP cyclohydrolase I FolE: MSTEMDFENSVKNILEYIGEDVDREGLIKTPSRVRKAFEFMCGGYKQDPKEIINSALFTSSNDEMVVIKDIEFYSMCEHHMLPIIGKAHIAYIPDGKVVGLSKIPRVVDVFARRLQIQEQMTEQICDALHEALNPKGVAVMIDARHMCMEMRGVEKICSTTVTSALRGLFKKEKKTKDEFLSIVAQSLHK; the protein is encoded by the coding sequence ATGAGTACTGAGATGGATTTTGAAAATTCTGTAAAAAATATATTAGAGTATATTGGTGAAGACGTTGATAGAGAAGGTCTTATAAAAACTCCAAGTAGAGTTAGAAAAGCTTTTGAGTTTATGTGTGGTGGTTATAAGCAAGACCCAAAAGAGATAATTAACTCAGCACTTTTTACAAGTTCAAATGATGAAATGGTTGTTATAAAAGATATTGAATTTTATTCAATGTGTGAGCATCATATGTTGCCAATAATAGGAAAAGCACATATTGCATATATTCCTGATGGAAAAGTGGTTGGATTATCAAAAATCCCTAGAGTTGTTGATGTATTTGCAAGAAGATTACAAATTCAAGAGCAGATGACAGAGCAGATTTGTGATGCACTTCATGAAGCTTTAAATCCCAAAGGTGTTGCAGTAATGATTGATGCAAGACATATGTGTATGGAGATGAGAGGTGTTGAAAAAATTTGTTCGACAACTGTAACTTCTGCACTTAGAGGATTATTTAAAAAAGAGAAAAAAACAAAAGATGAGTTTCTTTCAATTGTAGCTCAATCTTTGCATAAATAA
- a CDS encoding type II secretion system F family protein, whose translation MFEHKYIITYQEEGEIKAKKVLENVLHSDSLPNNIISIKKLNFSFDLTPTISEKDIKNRLYELDLMLSSNILLDEALNILIKNEKKQVIKNFLKDLKEVFCSYGDLNLYLKKYKINPLVKSLFTIIQESGNSISNIKFLSHTIKENYEIKKEFLKTMLYPIILLITFVLSLIGIFNFVVPNFESILLNSNIQLSFATKTLFLLRDVFFKNILEFLLFIVLSIYLVFKVYSKNKSLRKVLDKILLFNKLYEVKQLHLFFVVFEILLKNNFDLIYSINKAKILIKNQILLDRITQIEYLLKKGKSVRFSFESSNLFDDVILSLIETGEVTNTLPKVISEIKNIYKKRFDDNLKIFSLLIEPLFFIIIMALILWLVFAIFVPLWDMNDMIKV comes from the coding sequence ATGTTTGAGCACAAATATATAATTACCTATCAAGAAGAGGGGGAAATAAAAGCAAAAAAAGTATTAGAAAATGTATTGCATAGTGACTCTTTACCAAATAATATAATCTCAATTAAGAAGTTGAATTTTAGTTTTGATTTAACTCCTACAATTAGTGAAAAAGATATAAAAAATAGATTGTATGAGTTAGACTTGATGTTATCTTCAAATATACTTTTAGATGAAGCTTTGAATATTTTGATTAAAAATGAAAAAAAGCAAGTAATAAAAAACTTTTTGAAAGATTTAAAAGAGGTTTTTTGCAGTTACGGTGATCTAAACTTGTATCTAAAAAAGTATAAGATTAATCCTTTAGTTAAATCCTTGTTTACTATAATTCAAGAGAGTGGAAACTCTATTTCAAATATAAAATTTTTAAGTCATACAATAAAAGAAAATTATGAGATAAAAAAAGAGTTTCTTAAAACTATGCTTTATCCTATAATATTGTTAATAACTTTTGTTTTATCTCTTATTGGGATATTTAATTTTGTTGTCCCAAATTTTGAATCTATTTTATTAAATTCGAATATCCAATTATCGTTTGCAACAAAAACTCTTTTTTTGTTAAGAGATGTTTTTTTTAAAAATATTTTAGAGTTTTTACTTTTTATAGTTTTATCTATATATTTGGTTTTTAAAGTTTATTCTAAAAATAAATCTTTGAGAAAAGTACTTGATAAAATTTTACTTTTTAATAAGTTATATGAAGTGAAACAATTGCATCTATTTTTCGTAGTTTTTGAAATTTTATTAAAAAACAATTTTGACTTAATTTATTCCATAAATAAAGCAAAAATTTTAATAAAAAATCAAATTCTTTTAGATAGAATTACTCAAATAGAATATCTATTGAAAAAAGGGAAAAGTGTTAGGTTTTCTTTCGAGTCATCAAATTTATTTGATGATGTTATATTAAGTTTAATTGAAACTGGTGAAGTTACTAATACTTTACCTAAAGTGATTAGTGAAATAAAAAATATTTACAAAAAAAGATTTGATGATAATTTAAAGATTTTTTCACTTTTAATAGAACCTCTATTTTTTATAATCATAATGGCACTAATCTTATGGCTTGTTTTTGCTATATTTGTTCCATTGTGGGATATGAATGATATGATTAAGGTTTAA
- a CDS encoding GspE/PulE family protein, producing MKKFDFIIDYSFLNNYDINTLKENLIIPLKKEGIYFDCLYCDKSNLEFLKDTSIIRKKLILKEDILFFLSDIETRKKLFSLSLNSISKENSKSDSIKDFLIILLKSAIESRSSDIHIESLEKTTNIRFRIDGNLKIFYTFHKSFLRVISSYIKMVSKLDITQNRLPLDGSFSMNFENKKIDFRVSTMPTIYGESIVIRVLNNTSMAKDIKNLGFSEYIYKKIKESLCLTSGLILVAGPTGSGKSTTLYSILNELNQENKKIITVEDPVEYKIKYIQQVEINEPLGIDFKTILRNILRQDPDIILIGEIRDKTSLDLALQASLTGHLVFASIHANDTLETITRLKDLEANEYLLCSSLKYIYSQRLVLKVCKECNKKGCSKCNYTGFYGRCTIAEILKVEKEIFSYILDNKNIENYLEKIDFKSMIKDGEDKVKENITTLDEVYKVINV from the coding sequence ATGAAAAAATTTGATTTTATAATTGATTATAGTTTTTTAAATAATTATGATATAAATACATTAAAAGAGAATCTTATCATTCCTTTGAAAAAAGAGGGTATATATTTTGATTGTTTGTATTGTGATAAATCAAATTTGGAGTTTTTAAAAGATACTAGTATTATAAGAAAAAAGTTAATTTTAAAAGAAGATATCTTATTTTTCTTAAGTGACATAGAAACAAGAAAGAAATTATTTAGTTTGTCTTTAAACTCAATATCAAAAGAGAATAGTAAAAGTGATTCTATAAAAGACTTTTTAATAATTTTATTAAAAAGTGCAATAGAATCTAGGTCAAGTGATATACATATTGAAAGTTTGGAAAAAACAACTAACATTAGGTTTAGAATAGATGGAAATCTAAAAATATTTTATACCTTTCATAAAAGTTTTTTAAGAGTTATTAGTTCATACATTAAAATGGTTTCAAAGCTTGATATCACACAAAACAGACTACCTTTAGATGGTTCATTTTCTATGAATTTTGAAAATAAAAAAATAGATTTTCGTGTTTCAACTATGCCTACAATATATGGTGAATCAATTGTAATAAGAGTTTTAAATAATACTTCAATGGCAAAAGATATCAAAAACTTAGGTTTTTCAGAATATATTTATAAAAAAATAAAAGAATCACTTTGTTTAACAAGTGGGTTAATATTAGTTGCAGGACCAACAGGGAGTGGTAAAAGTACAACACTATATTCAATATTAAATGAATTAAATCAAGAAAACAAAAAAATTATTACAGTGGAAGATCCAGTTGAATACAAAATAAAATATATACAACAAGTTGAGATTAATGAACCATTGGGAATAGATTTTAAAACTATTCTTAGAAATATTTTAAGACAAGACCCAGACATAATACTTATAGGTGAGATTAGAGATAAAACCTCTTTAGATTTAGCTTTACAAGCATCTTTAACTGGTCATTTAGTTTTTGCATCTATTCACGCAAATGATACTTTGGAAACTATTACTAGATTAAAAGATTTAGAAGCAAATGAATATCTACTTTGTTCTTCATTAAAGTATATATATTCACAAAGGTTGGTATTAAAAGTATGTAAAGAGTGCAATAAGAAAGGTTGTAGTAAATGCAACTATACCGGTTTTTATGGAAGATGTACAATTGCTGAGATATTAAAAGTAGAAAAAGAGATATTTTCATATATCTTAGATAATAAAAATATTGAGAACTATTTAGAAAAAATAGATTTTAAATCGATGATAAAAGATGGTGAAGATAAAGTAAAAGAAAATATAACTACATTAGATGAAGTCTATAAGGTTATAAATGTTTGA
- the era gene encoding GTPase Era, translating into MSKCGYVSVVGRPNAGKSSLLNWLVGEKIAMVSHKANATRKRSNIIVMHNDDQIVFVDTPGLHETEKLLNQFMLDEALKAIGDCDLILFLAPVTDKLTHYESFLEKNKKNTKHILLLTKIDNVTNNEVLEKINEYEKYSQNYEAIIPISIKKQTTHADILDDVVKYLPEHPYLFDPEIMTTEHLRDIFKEFIRESIFENISDEIPYETDVLINKVEEKKDIDVIKATIIVQKGTQKGMIIGKGATAIKRIGKDARLKIEKLTGRKCYLELFVSIKKGWTKNKQGLKELGYDVTF; encoded by the coding sequence ATGAGTAAATGTGGATATGTTTCAGTTGTAGGTAGACCAAATGCAGGTAAGAGTTCATTATTAAATTGGTTAGTAGGTGAAAAGATTGCTATGGTTTCACATAAAGCTAATGCAACAAGAAAAAGATCAAATATCATTGTTATGCACAATGATGACCAAATTGTATTTGTAGATACTCCAGGACTACATGAAACAGAAAAACTTTTAAATCAGTTTATGTTAGACGAGGCTTTAAAAGCTATTGGTGATTGTGATTTGATTTTATTTTTAGCACCAGTAACAGATAAACTTACACATTATGAAAGTTTTTTAGAAAAAAATAAAAAAAATACAAAACATATTTTACTTTTAACAAAAATAGATAATGTTACAAACAATGAAGTTTTAGAAAAGATAAATGAATATGAAAAATATTCACAAAATTACGAAGCAATAATTCCTATATCAATTAAAAAACAAACTACCCATGCAGATATATTAGATGATGTTGTAAAGTATTTACCAGAACATCCATATCTTTTTGACCCAGAGATTATGACAACTGAGCATTTAAGAGATATCTTTAAAGAGTTTATTAGAGAATCTATTTTTGAAAATATTAGTGATGAAATCCCTTATGAAACTGATGTATTAATTAATAAAGTTGAAGAGAAAAAAGATATTGATGTAATAAAAGCAACTATTATTGTTCAAAAAGGTACACAAAAAGGGATGATAATAGGTAAAGGTGCAACAGCTATTAAAAGAATTGGAAAAGATGCAAGGCTAAAAATAGAAAAATTAACAGGAAGAAAGTGTTATTTAGAGCTGTTTGTATCTATTAAAAAAGGGTGGACTAAAAACAAACAAGGACTAAAAGAGTTAGGTTACGACGTAACTTTTTAA
- a CDS encoding YifB family Mg chelatase-like AAA ATPase — MKIIKSATLNELEVSEVFVEATFTKGLPSFTIVGMVSTAINESKDRVKSALLTNEYKFPPKKVTVNLAPSEIKKTGTHFDLSIALLISLYEEKIKGLEQFHVFGELSLNGIIKDSISIFPIILSLAKKSMIQKVLVCEDSAKKISKIPNIKIYCVKNLLEAIEFFKSEDKSRFLYKKQSLEYNKLKIRDKDYYFTTEYEQDFLDIKGQEYAKRAALICAAGNHNIILEGSPGCGKTMIARRLPFIMPPMSLEEILEVAKLEALNLKEPSFKPLRIQRAPHCTSTKASILGGNSLGEVALANNGSLFFDELPHFSQSILEALREPLQDHKLLVSRSNSKIIYDTKFLFIAAMNPCPCGNLLLKENNCRCNELEIKRYKSKLSEPFLDRIDLYVIMNESNINDKSSINSRKMHNDVIEAFKIQKLRGQKELNGKLSDEDIKKYCVLDDHSKEVLEKASINFNLSFRSINKILKVSRTIADLDGSENIKYRHLLEALSYRRR; from the coding sequence ATGAAAATTATAAAATCTGCAACTTTAAATGAGTTAGAAGTTAGTGAAGTTTTTGTTGAAGCAACATTTACTAAAGGTTTACCGAGTTTTACAATTGTTGGTATGGTTTCTACGGCTATAAATGAGTCAAAAGATAGAGTGAAGTCTGCGTTACTTACAAATGAATATAAGTTTCCACCAAAAAAAGTGACTGTTAATTTAGCTCCAAGTGAGATTAAAAAAACAGGTACTCACTTTGATTTATCTATTGCTTTATTAATCTCACTTTATGAAGAGAAAATAAAAGGCTTAGAGCAGTTTCATGTATTTGGAGAGTTGTCATTAAATGGGATTATAAAAGATAGTATCTCAATTTTTCCCATAATACTTTCCTTGGCTAAAAAAAGTATGATACAAAAGGTTTTAGTTTGTGAGGATAGTGCAAAAAAGATATCAAAAATACCAAATATAAAAATCTATTGTGTAAAAAATCTATTAGAAGCAATTGAGTTCTTTAAAAGTGAAGATAAGAGTAGATTTTTATATAAAAAACAATCTCTTGAATATAATAAATTAAAAATCAGAGACAAAGACTACTATTTTACAACAGAATATGAACAAGATTTTTTAGATATAAAAGGTCAAGAATATGCAAAAAGAGCTGCACTGATCTGCGCAGCAGGTAATCATAATATCATTTTAGAAGGAAGTCCTGGCTGTGGTAAAACTATGATAGCCAGACGTTTACCGTTTATTATGCCACCTATGAGTTTAGAGGAGATATTAGAGGTTGCCAAGCTTGAGGCCTTGAATCTAAAAGAGCCATCTTTTAAACCCCTTCGAATACAGCGAGCTCCCCACTGTACAAGTACAAAAGCATCGATACTAGGAGGAAATAGTTTAGGGGAGGTTGCCCTAGCAAACAATGGTTCGCTTTTCTTTGATGAATTACCACACTTTAGTCAATCTATCTTAGAAGCATTAAGAGAGCCTTTACAAGATCATAAGCTACTTGTCAGTCGTTCAAATTCAAAAATTATATATGACACAAAGTTTTTATTTATAGCTGCTATGAATCCTTGTCCTTGTGGTAATCTATTATTAAAAGAGAATAACTGTAGATGCAACGAATTAGAGATAAAAAGATACAAATCAAAACTTTCAGAGCCTTTCTTAGACAGGATTGATTTATATGTAATTATGAATGAATCAAATATAAATGATAAAAGCTCAATCAATTCAAGAAAAATGCACAATGATGTAATCGAAGCTTTTAAGATACAAAAGCTAAGGGGACAAAAAGAGTTAAATGGGAAGTTATCAGATGAAGATATAAAAAAGTATTGTGTTTTGGATGATCACTCAAAAGAGGTTTTAGAAAAAGCATCAATAAATTTTAATTTATCTTTTAGAAGTATAAATAAGATACTAAAAGTATCAAGAACAATTGCTGATTTAGATGGTTCAGAAAATATAAAATATAGACATTTGCTTGAGGCTTTGAGTTATAGAAGAAGATAA